In Channa argus isolate prfri chromosome 15, Channa argus male v1.0, whole genome shotgun sequence, the DNA window ACTGTAATAGTTGTAACAGTCTAGAGTAGCGGTTTACTGCGTTTTATTGCTGTCTTGTGATAACAGCGGCATTTATGAATAGTAACGCTCTGAACTGTGGTTAAAGCAGCTGATAAAACATGTTGATATAATGTTAGGTTAGTACTAGGGTTCAACAACCTCAGCTAACGTTAATGTAAATTCAAGAAGATACTGTAGATCTGTCAACGTCTACAATTCAATTTGGATAATTTGGAAAATCATCTCTTTTGGGAAAACGTGTAATGTAGTGAGCAGAGGCATAATTTgcagtttgttgtgaattgtcAGCTAAACTCGGAAGTATTTGTGGTGAAGATTTTCATTCTTTGAAACTGAATGCTGACAGTTAACTTTAGCAGTTAATTCTCTTTTAAGTACAAATTTTCAAAGGTTGtaggtttttaaatgtgacaaatcaCTGCATTTGCTTGGTATTATCTTGtagtgaatttaaaataaagtgttctATAGACCAACACTCTTCCTATTGATTGCAAATAATTGCACAGCGTAATTTCCCTCAACCTAAACTGTAGTGAAGTAAAGCCACACTTTGTTCTTTCAGCATAATCATTCATTTTACCACCTGACATTAGGTACAAATGTTTGTCTAAGCTGAAGTTACCAATACTGTGACTCAgtaaaactgttctgtggtctcTGTTGGTGTCTGCAGGTGTGAATGAGTGACTTGGTGCCTCCCACAGCTCTCAGTGAAGTCCAGCTCCGCTTCCTCTGCCACGATGACTTAGAGAACGTCAAGCTGCTCTGTGGTGATTGGTTCCCAATCGAGTAAGTCATACACTATTTCTTCAGGTTAAATTCCACTAGTGTGCACGTTTGCGGCTAGTCTGAGCTAATGGCTTGAGTATGAAGCTTTTTTCCTAAAAAgctttatttgtgtgtggatTCCTAaccttttaaacttttataGTGAGTGAGCCCATTAGTTTGCTgccttttcttaaaaaatatgtaacacATTCCTTTGCATTCCCATGCATAAATGCCCCCCTGCTGATCTTTGACTCCAGGTACCCAGACTCATGGTATCAGGACATCACCTCCAACAAGAAGTTCTTCTCCCTTGCTGCCACCTACAGGGGGGGCATTGTGGGAATGATTGTTGCAGAGATAAAAGGCCGGACCAAAGTACACAAAGAGGTGGGATTTTCAGTTACTGACGCCTAACAAAGGCCTGTAAGGAACTGCATTTGTTTAAGTTCTCATTTATTTACTGTGGCTGAGCTGCCATTTGGAAGTGTCGCAATTGGAACAGTCACATAGAGTCTGTTTTTAGTCTGCTAATTGGGTGAACCAGATGCCGTTGACCGAGTTAGACTCCGACTATGACAGAGAAGAAATAAGGGGGATGAGTCAAAAATTGATGAAACAAGGGCTTCAACTTAAAAACTCTTACTCTTATTTTGGGTCGCATAAGCAATCATGAACTTTACAGATTTCTGTATAAAATTCTTTGAACATCTCCTCCTCGGATTTTATTGGTGAAGCTGTTGTCCTATGCTTTCAAATGATGTGTCAACATAAAATAATCCATTTTAGGAATGGTGCCTAATCTGTAAATGTTTCCTGATCTGTATCTGCTTGTATcgatttgtgtgtgtatttgttagGATGGAGACATCCTGGCATCCAGTTTCCCTGTGGACACGCAGGTAGCCTACATCCTCAGCCTGGGAGTGGTCAAACAGTTCAGGAAACATGGCATAGGTACTGAGTCTTATCACCAGTGGCtctcacaaacatacacattgtCTCTAATGGAATCTCTTTTGAATGAATGTAATTTTACTCAAtttatattcattcatttattattaatcacCCACTAAATGCCAAACCCCATCCATAAGCCCCCACCCAGACATTTTCATACTGTGAGTCAAAGGTTGATTTTTATCTGAGGGGTGGGCCTCagtggaccttttttttttggccatacaGCAGTACATCAGTGTTTGATATCTATAACAGGAAATAAACAACATCACATTAATTTACATGATTGCGAACAACTTTACAGTCAACTTTAATAACACCTGCTTTCAGTTTCTGCCAAACAACAATAGTGATACAATCAAAAAATATAACCAGAGTATTTGCGTAAAAAAGGCACAACACCTTTCTGTTATGTGTAAGATTATATGATATTCATGCTTTTACTGGAGGTAAAAAAGGAGGAATTAATTCCTCATATCAAACACGAGCAGTTAAAGCCATTTGGTGTTTGTTGTGGCAAGTTATTGTCATATTGGAATATTAACCTATTATTATTAACCTTTTGAAGCTCTGCCAAAGTGAATTAAGTCATGAATAATATAAAGGTGtgaaaggagaaagaagaaggaaagaatCTTCTCATACGTGCTTATTTTTTGAACTCATACACACTTTTATTTGCAGCTGCTGGGAAAGCTCGccccctttttccttttctgtccttCATCTTACCTCCTTTGCACTATATGGATGCACAGAGATGTGGAAACATTTCACCTATGACCCAGCACACTGTGGGGTTAGCCACCATTTATCTCTTTCTCCACCCTTCTTATTAACGgagctctctttctctctccgtcAAACCACTCAGGCTCTCTACTGCTGGACAGTTTGAAGGAGCACATCTCAACGATAGCGCAGGACCACTGTAAGGCCATTTACCTGCATGTCCTCACCACCAACAACACTGCCATCCACTTTTATGAGAACAGGGACTTCAGGCAGCATCACTACCTGCCCTACTACTACTCCATACGAGGTGTCCTCAAAGACGGTTTCACATATGTGCTCTACATCAATGGGGGTCATCCACCCTGGACAATATTATATCCTTTTGTGTAAGCTAGAAAATAAGGCATTTACAAATTTTTAGTGAACAGTTTCTGGTTGTTCTACATGAGAACTCTGCTCTGTAACATCTTGATTAGTGATGTTCATACAGATATGTCACCTAGATAAACTTATAGTAAAGGCTGTGTTTCATGTTTCCTTAACGTTTTTGTCCCCACTGACTATATCCAACACATTGGTTCCACCCTGGCCAGCCTGAGCCCCTGCTCCATCCCACAGAGGTTATACCGACAGGCCCAGTCTCTACTGCGCTCTCTGCTACCCTGGTCCAACATCGCCTCCAAGACCGGCATACAGTACAGCAGAACAATGTGACGCATTATGGTGGGTGGGAACTGTGGTGGAAGggatttacttttttctgtctggCTTTACACTCCCTCAGCAAATGTGTTGGAATGACTAGgtcagttttttagtttttgctttacactgaagacatttgggtttaagataaAAAccttacatttagtcatttggtaGACGCTTTCATCATAGCGACTTAGAAGTAAGTAAAAAGGAAGCAAAATTCTCAGTCAAGGAGAAAAGATTAAAGCTTTGTTTAATAAGATAAAACAGataggattttttatttattttgaagatgTAAGACTTAcatcttcaaaataaataaacttacaCTGTAAGTGCATCGGAAGAAATAACATAGCATAACTTTTATCTCTTTTATGG includes these proteins:
- the naa60 gene encoding N-alpha-acetyltransferase 60, which encodes MSDLVPPTALSEVQLRFLCHDDLENVKLLCGDWFPIEYPDSWYQDITSNKKFFSLAATYRGGIVGMIVAEIKGRTKVHKEDGDILASSFPVDTQVAYILSLGVVKQFRKHGIGSLLLDSLKEHISTIAQDHCKAIYLHVLTTNNTAIHFYENRDFRQHHYLPYYYSIRGVLKDGFTYVLYINGGHPPWTIFDYIQHIGSTLASLSPCSIPQRLYRQAQSLLRSLLPWSNIASKTGIQYSRTM